One window of Papaver somniferum cultivar HN1 chromosome 9, ASM357369v1, whole genome shotgun sequence genomic DNA carries:
- the LOC113308586 gene encoding 4-coumarate--CoA ligase-like: MHWRDIVPCLPIFFFFPPQTMTLAMAIDSHETTVFRSKLPDISISNNIPLHRYCFENISEFNDKPCLITGSNGRIYSYNETHLLCHKTAAGLSKLGVKKVKMTPQLEKLWLPLSFDQVALNLLKMKLKNLSQNKWRSTRDHIRSYSSKLYQYLLLARF; encoded by the exons ATGCACTGGAGAGATATTGTCCCGTgccttccaattttttttttcttccctcctCAAACGATGACTTTGGCTATGGCTATTGATTCTCATGAAACCACCGTTTTCCGATCAAAACTCCCAGACATTTCCATCTCCAACAACATCCCACTCCATAGatattgttttgagaatatctcAGAATTCAATGACAAACCTTGCTTAATTACAGGCTCAAATGGAAGAATTTATAGTTACAATGAAACCCATCTTCTCTGCCACAAAACTGCCGCTGGATTATCAAAACTAGGTGTAAAAAAAG TCAAGATGACCCCTCAGCTGGAGAAGCTGTGGTTGCCTTTGTCGTTCGATCAGGTGGCGCTGAACTTACTGAAGATGAAGTTAAAGAATTTGTCGCAAAACAA GTGGAGGTCTACAAGAGACCACATAAGATCCTATTCATCGAAGCTATACCAGTATCTCCTACTGGCAAGATTTTAA